The Salicibibacter halophilus DNA window GTTACCTGATCGTTTATGAATGCTGCAAGTAACGAGCGAGTTATTTCATAACGACGGTCTTCTCTTGAGAACACCAGTGATACTTCTACCTTAACAGGGTCATGCTCCTCGTTCAGTGCCTTTGTATTTGGAATAATAATATCTGCGCCCTTACCATCCTGATCCAACTTTTCATCACCATATAAGGCAAATAAAACAGCACGATATATACCGGTTTTCCCTCGGCCGTTTTCCCCTTGTATAACCGTAACCGTTTGTTGATCACCCGAGCTAAAGGAAATCGATTGTTTCCCATAAAATTGCCTGAAGTTCACCATTGATAACTGCTCAATTATCATTTTTAATATCACCCTCTTCTTGTAATAGTCGCTCGACATAACGATCCACTTTTTGTGCTTGTGCGCGAGTAGAATTAACTGAATGTCCCGCTTCTTCCACTGCCTTCGTTACAATCTTGGCAGTGATTTCGTTCAATGACTTTACTTCCAATAATCGTCCTATGAGTTCATCATTTTTCATGTTGATCTCCAACCCTTGCTATTTTTACTTACAAATTCATCGCCCACTTCATAAAACGGGGCTTCGTCCTTCGCGAGTACATCCATGACGTGTTGAAATAATTTACCATCCGAACTATATTCAATTGAAATTAAATATCTATAAAGCTCTGTTTTCTTTACAACTCCATTGAATTCTTCCTCAATAATATAGCTAATCAGATCTAGCTCTGTTTTAATCCCTCTAGACTTAAGTGATATTATCTTGTAAAAAGCACCGGCTATAAGAAATGACTCATTCTTTGACAATAGGTCCGTGAAAAGATCAAAAGACCAAACAATACCTCCTTCTAATTTCGGCTTTTGAGATTGGGAAAAAATCATTTCCATACTGGCATATGGTTTATCGACCGTTTGTAAATATTGACTTACTTGTTGTTCGATCTCTTCTTGTTTATCGTTATTCCATCCGATCACATCATAATGAACATATTCGCCATATTGGCCACGCGTAAAATAGAGCAAATGATCAGAGAAGGACAATGCGAAATCCAAAATTTTTGGATGAGCACCCACTGATTCAGTAATAAAGTTGATAACCTCCTCGCGAGAGACTATCGATTCATTCTCTTTAACAAAATCTTCTACTATACCACGGTTCGAGACGTCCGACATTTCGGTTTGACTGGATAAAATATGTGGATATCGAATAAATTCATATTTGTCTCCGTAATGAATCTTTAAAAGGTCATATAAAAGGTGATCACTATATATGTTAATCGATTGGCTATACACTTTATTGTCCTCAAACACAGCATGAACAGAAATGAATTCCATTTTCTGGAACATATCTTCTATATACAGAAGAAAGGGTTCGTAATGTTCAAGTGTCAGTGTTTCGTAATCATCGATCAACCTATATTGAGCATGAGCACTACGTATAATAGACTCCTCGTTTGCTAGATTATGCCATAATGTAAATTCTTTCCATCCTTGTTTTTTAATAAATTCTTCTTGTAACTGTGTTGTGTTCACTTCTCCACCCTGCTCTTGGATAAATGCACGTAAACGATCGGCGTTATATTGGAACGGTTCATCTTCTTTTGTAATTAAAGGGTACTTAGGGTAATATATTTTCTTAGTTCCAAACTCCCGTAATAAGGTATACAAAGCATATTCTGTAGGTACGCTCATTTCAGTGAGCTCGCTTTTAAATGCCTTAAATACACGGGTAACATTGAGACTTGATCTTTCTTCAAAGACTCCCAAAAGATATCCTTCTATCTTTTCAAGTAAGGGATGCGGAACGTTAACAAATGATGTGTGAATATATGTTCCCCTCTCCCAAAGATAGATATTTTGAGATCTTAAAGCAACAGCACTGAAGTCTCGCTTTTTATTAAATGTGCCTGCGATTAACTCATTGCCAATAGAAGATAACTTATCTTCCTCTTGATATATTTCAGCCCCTTCGGGGAATTCTTTCATTACAATATCAGTAAGGTTTACTTTTGTAGATATATTTAAATTTAATAGATATTGCCCTTTACGCTTTGATGCTTCAATAAAATTCTCATCAACAAATTCTTCCATTCTTTTCCGTGGCCAAACTGTATTATCTACCAGCCATTTCATTAAATCTGAATAAGAAGTAAGTTCCCCCCAGAATGTCTCTTTAGCCAGTTCTTTCGTTTGTGACCAGCGCTCCTCTCGAACTTGCGGTGATCGGTTTGTAAAATAGTTGTTTACAAGATAGACATTATTGGTCTCCAACATTTCCAATATAATGAAATGGTAAAAATCATGGAAATCCAGCCATTCATTTTTTATGTAACTTTTTTCATCAGAAATTTGTCTTATCAGCTTTGTTAATCCATCTGATGTGTACACTAATTTGTTAGTAGCTTTGTTTAATATCTGCCTTACACGTTCTCTTGTTACACTCATATGTTGCCCGATGATTTCAAGGGTGGCTTTTTGCCCATTAAGTTCAAGTTGATGCTTATATTTTAAAGCTTCTAACGTTCTCTCTTTAAATATTGGGTTTGTATTATCCTTCATTCTTTCAATTAGATTAATAAATAATGTATCCAGTTGTTGCTCTATGGTTAGTTTTGCAAATTCGTGTCTTTCATCAAGTTTCACTAGCGATGCATAAAATATGCTGAGAAATGTCAAGCGTCCTCCAATAAAATAACATATTATTCCATATATTCAGACGTATAGATATGTTCATTTTTTGAAAAAAAAGCAAAGGGGGTGGTGGCGGTCATCCACTATCCACATTGTCAGAAGATATTATAATTTCGAAAATTTATCCACAGTGGACATCTGCATACACAGCCGCAGCGCCTTCCAATCCCTCCTTCTCCACAAGCTCGGTGAACCGCCGGAATTCCCCTTCAGGGTCGGTTCGTTGCCGACCTTTGCTTGTTCGCGTAGGCTTACGATGCAGATGTTTCACCAGTTCTTTGAAGGGCTTAAAGCAGTCATCCCGCACACAGCGCAACAGATAAAACAGCGATTGTGTACAACCTGTCAGCACTTGAAGAAGCCGTAGCAGGCAATAAGTGATTAGCGCCATCCAAATTTGGTTATACACAGCATTGGGGCTCGTCCCGTAAAACGATTTGATTTGTAAGTGCTGCTTCGCCCATTTGAAAAAGAGTTCGATATGCCAGCGCTTGCGATAAAGCTCGCCTAAGTCCTCGGCCTTACCCTCTTCGTCGTTTGTGATGAGTTGAATGAGATTACCTTCACTATCATGCGTTTCAATCAAGCGAAGGGCATGTGTCATTTGCTTTTGACCACCGCCTAGCCGAATGCGGGCATGACGGGTAATGGGGCCGTCCGGATTCACCGGAAATTCTTCGATCACATCGAATACTGCATTGCTTTTGAGCCGCGTGATGAATCGAATGTTGGTCTCCGGTTCGCAATACCGGTCAAAGGCTTCATAATCGTTGTAGCCGCGATCGAACAAGTACAGAGCGCCTTCTTCCACAATCAGCTCATTCATTTCCGTACGATCGGCGTGAATAGCTGGTTTAAGAACAGCGTCCTCCGGTGCGGTTCCATCCGGCAGACAAGCCAC harbors:
- a CDS encoding sigma factor-like helix-turn-helix DNA-binding protein; translation: MKLDERHEFAKLTIEQQLDTLFINLIERMKDNTNPIFKERTLEALKYKHQLELNGQKATLEIIGQHMSVTRERVRQILNKATNKLVYTSDGLTKLIRQISDEKSYIKNEWLDFHDFYHFIILEMLETNNVYLVNNYFTNRSPQVREERWSQTKELAKETFWGELTSYSDLMKWLVDNTVWPRKRMEEFVDENFIEASKRKGQYLLNLNISTKVNLTDIVMKEFPEGAEIYQEEDKLSSIGNELIAGTFNKKRDFSAVALRSQNIYLWERGTYIHTSFVNVPHPLLEKIEGYLLGVFEERSSLNVTRVFKAFKSELTEMSVPTEYALYTLLREFGTKKIYYPKYPLITKEDEPFQYNADRLRAFIQEQGGEVNTTQLQEEFIKKQGWKEFTLWHNLANEESIIRSAHAQYRLIDDYETLTLEHYEPFLLYIEDMFQKMEFISVHAVFEDNKVYSQSINIYSDHLLYDLLKIHYGDKYEFIRYPHILSSQTEMSDVSNRGIVEDFVKENESIVSREEVINFITESVGAHPKILDFALSFSDHLLYFTRGQYGEYVHYDVIGWNNDKQEEIEQQVSQYLQTVDKPYASMEMIFSQSQKPKLEGGIVWSFDLFTDLLSKNESFLIAGAFYKIISLKSRGIKTELDLISYIIEEEFNGVVKKTELYRYLISIEYSSDGKLFQHVMDVLAKDEAPFYEVGDEFVSKNSKGWRST
- a CDS encoding IS4 family transposase; translation: MDKDTTSTTFKEALHPLNIKKVLEDFIGIDRYVKKLTHEKLVALMIYAQIYQIPSAKQLALTLKNSEELQESVNLSSISSSQLTRRLSDIGADVSQALFSDVVSQMKREIHPRHRLQVMSPIYLVDASIIPLCLSLCRWATYRPKQGKGGLKIHMNVACLPDGTAPEDAVLKPAIHADRTEMNELIVEEGALYLFDRGYNDYEAFDRYCEPETNIRFITRLKSNAVFDVIEEFPVNPDGPITRHARIRLGGGQKQMTHALRLIETHDSEGNLIQLITNDEEGKAEDLGELYRKRWHIELFFKWAKQHLQIKSFYGTSPNAVYNQIWMALITYCLLRLLQVLTGCTQSLFYLLRCVRDDCFKPFKELVKHLHRKPTRTSKGRQRTDPEGEFRRFTELVEKEGLEGAAAVYADVHCG